From Rudanella lutea DSM 19387, a single genomic window includes:
- a CDS encoding ExbD/TolR family protein codes for MPRVKPKRHGASMDMTAMVDVAFLLLTFFILTAQFRAQDAAAIETPSSISGIKVPDKDIMTISLSKEGNVYFGIDNQQKRLDMLDNFAAANGLSFTDKEKKAFSLLSSFGMPKTQLKAFLNLDPEKRNAYKQPGIPTDSTGAGAANELKDWVFNARKANNDLRIALKGDNLAKFPNFKNVLATLQAQNINKFNLITGTEAPPAGWTAD; via the coding sequence ATGCCACGAGTAAAACCCAAACGACATGGGGCCAGCATGGACATGACCGCGATGGTGGACGTAGCCTTTCTGCTACTAACCTTCTTCATCCTGACCGCCCAGTTCCGGGCGCAGGACGCGGCAGCCATCGAGACCCCCTCGTCGATCTCCGGCATCAAGGTGCCCGATAAGGACATCATGACTATCAGCCTGAGTAAGGAAGGGAACGTGTATTTCGGTATCGACAATCAGCAGAAGCGTCTGGATATGCTCGACAATTTTGCTGCTGCCAATGGCTTGTCGTTTACTGACAAAGAGAAAAAAGCGTTTAGCCTTCTGTCGAGTTTCGGAATGCCTAAAACCCAGTTGAAGGCGTTTTTGAATCTGGATCCTGAAAAACGCAATGCCTATAAGCAACCCGGTATCCCAACCGATTCAACGGGTGCAGGCGCGGCCAACGAACTGAAGGATTGGGTGTTCAATGCCCGCAAGGCAAACAACGATCTTCGGATCGCGCTCAAAGGAGACAATCTGGCGAAGTTTCCGAACTTCAAAAACGTGTTGGCTACGTTGCAAGCGCAAAATATTAACAAGTTCAACCTGATCACGGGTACGGAAGCGCCACCCGCCGGCTGGACAGCTGACTAA
- a CDS encoding ExbD/TolR family protein has protein sequence MSEIDTSGGGGGKGDGKVRSKKASTRIDMTPMVDLGFLLITFFILATTLSKPSSMTLNVPDKTKTEETEPIKASNVMTIFLGKDNKAHYIFGKAANEDPEVKTVGFGYDLRKAIQEEGRKVPADKFVIVIKPTKESTYRNMVDILDEMAITKTKRYALVDELTADEKALLKDKLKLDV, from the coding sequence ATGTCAGAAATAGACACCTCCGGTGGGGGTGGTGGTAAAGGCGATGGTAAGGTACGGTCCAAAAAGGCGTCAACCCGAATTGACATGACGCCGATGGTTGACCTGGGATTTCTCCTGATTACCTTCTTCATCCTGGCTACTACCCTTAGTAAGCCGTCTTCGATGACGCTTAACGTTCCGGATAAAACCAAAACGGAAGAGACGGAGCCGATCAAGGCTTCAAACGTAATGACTATCTTCCTGGGTAAGGATAACAAGGCGCACTACATTTTTGGTAAAGCGGCCAACGAAGACCCGGAAGTCAAAACAGTAGGCTTTGGTTATGACCTCCGCAAGGCTATTCAGGAAGAAGGTCGTAAGGTTCCTGCTGACAAGTTTGTAATTGTAATCAAGCCGACCAAAGAATCAACCTACCGGAACATGGTGGATATTCTGGACGAGATGGCCATTACGAAAACCAAACGATACGCGCTGGTTGACGAACTGACGGCCGACGAGAAGGCTCTCCTGAAAGATAAACTTAAGTTAGACGTATAA
- a CDS encoding energy transducer TonB, whose protein sequence is MAETTAKATLDDIVFANRNKAYGAYTLRKDYPRTVARALLIGAVIFTLATLSPTIINALSSESADEQAMVEVDLMKLPPPPIDPNEPPPPPPPPVEVPKVNTVKFLPPEVKPDEEVPEETPPPAVEELKEAVAAEKTQEGDPNAEEVIVAPEETAGPTKVEVAVEAPAPKEDEVFTVVEQQPEFTGGMAALSSYLSKNLRYPAAAQRANVSGRVFVSFVVNTDGSIQDVQVLKGLGFGTDEEATRVVKAMPKWKPGKQSGRPVRVKYNLPINFQLE, encoded by the coding sequence ATGGCAGAAACGACAGCAAAAGCAACACTGGATGATATAGTGTTTGCGAACCGGAACAAAGCCTATGGTGCTTATACGCTGCGGAAGGACTATCCGCGTACGGTAGCCCGGGCTCTTCTGATTGGCGCTGTGATTTTCACCTTGGCCACCCTTTCGCCGACAATCATCAACGCCCTGTCTTCGGAAAGTGCTGATGAGCAGGCAATGGTGGAAGTGGACTTGATGAAATTGCCACCACCGCCAATTGATCCGAACGAACCACCACCACCACCACCACCACCGGTAGAAGTACCGAAGGTGAACACGGTGAAGTTCCTCCCGCCCGAAGTTAAGCCGGACGAAGAGGTTCCCGAAGAAACGCCCCCTCCGGCCGTTGAAGAACTGAAAGAGGCTGTGGCTGCTGAAAAGACGCAGGAAGGTGACCCCAACGCCGAAGAGGTGATTGTAGCCCCTGAAGAAACGGCTGGTCCAACTAAAGTCGAAGTAGCCGTTGAGGCACCTGCCCCGAAAGAAGATGAAGTCTTCACTGTGGTAGAACAGCAACCCGAATTTACGGGTGGTATGGCTGCTCTTTCGTCTTACCTGAGCAAAAACCTGCGTTACCCAGCTGCTGCTCAGCGGGCCAACGTATCGGGTCGTGTATTTGTTAGTTTCGTAGTAAACACCGATGGTAGTATTCAGGACGTACAGGTTCTGAAGGGCCTTGGTTTCGGAACGGACGAGGAAGCCACCCGCGTAGTTAAAGCTATGCCTAAGTGGAAGCCAGGTAAGCAGTCGGGCCGTCCGGTACGTGTAAAGTATAACCTGCCCATTAACTTCCAGTTGGAGTAA
- a CDS encoding PstS family phosphate ABC transporter substrate-binding protein — protein MKSLLLTLALVATVLGCNSSQKQQELDTPSRGTITVVSDESFRPLVEQLTGTYSGIYPDAKFNVVFRPEKEAIAMMLRDSARMVFCTRPLTKNEQAVLDGRKIVGKTERIATDGVALITGKANRDSLITMDELRGLFSGQITDWGQLKGSTQSGPVTLVFDNGNGSNIDFVLRTFKVTDVSKLRLFTAKSNREVIEYVRQNPRALGFIGVNWISDGDEPLTAELSRDLRVLGVSDKANPASRDEYFQPFQRSLGLQDYPLRRPLYIISREAHSGLGGGLINYLARDAGSLIVEKLGLWPTRPYNREVYIQK, from the coding sequence ATGAAATCATTGCTTTTAACCTTAGCGTTGGTAGCGACTGTACTGGGATGCAACTCGTCTCAGAAACAGCAGGAACTTGATACGCCCTCCCGAGGCACGATTACAGTTGTGTCCGATGAGTCGTTTCGGCCTTTGGTTGAACAACTGACAGGCACCTATTCGGGTATTTACCCCGATGCCAAATTCAACGTGGTGTTCCGCCCCGAAAAGGAAGCCATTGCCATGATGCTTCGGGATAGTGCCCGGATGGTTTTCTGTACGCGGCCACTAACCAAGAACGAGCAGGCTGTACTGGATGGACGTAAAATCGTAGGTAAAACCGAACGGATTGCGACGGATGGAGTAGCCCTGATCACCGGAAAAGCGAATCGGGATAGCCTCATTACAATGGATGAACTGCGGGGGCTGTTTAGTGGACAAATTACCGATTGGGGGCAGTTAAAAGGCAGTACGCAAAGTGGGCCGGTTACGCTTGTTTTCGACAACGGCAACGGAAGCAACATTGACTTTGTCTTGCGAACGTTCAAAGTGACCGATGTCTCGAAGTTGCGTTTGTTTACCGCCAAGTCGAACCGGGAGGTGATTGAGTACGTGCGGCAGAATCCGCGGGCGCTGGGTTTTATAGGCGTAAACTGGATCAGCGATGGCGATGAGCCGTTGACAGCTGAGTTATCTCGCGACTTGCGGGTGCTCGGAGTGTCAGACAAAGCGAACCCTGCTAGCCGTGACGAATATTTTCAGCCATTCCAGCGAAGCCTTGGTTTACAGGACTATCCGCTACGTCGGCCACTGTATATTATTAGTCGGGAAGCTCACTCTGGATTGGGTGGTGGACTCATTAATTACTTGGCCCGGGATGCCGGAAGCCTCATTGTTGAGAAATTGGGTCTTTGGCCAACTAGGCCATACAATCGAGAAGTTTATATTCAGAAGTGA
- a CDS encoding tetratricopeptide repeat protein — MMKIQKKSLMTTLALGAMLTAPVFAQDIQTGLKDLESERFAKAEQTFTQLASSSPSADNQFYLGYYYLRTNQLDKAKAAFEKGAAADPKNQLNSVGLGAVALAQGDRATAKTKIDQAVSATKSKNMDVLFRAGEAYTLNEKNNDPAAAIALLDAAAKLDKKNTNADIKMALGDAYFIKNDGGMAVSRYEDALSVSPNLAEANYKIGRLYLRGKNYVKAQEFFNKAIETDPEFALTYRSLADALAGSRAYKGAAANMEKYVQKSGTTDPDYLTTVAKYYFLANDYLKATSYLDQLKGKVNDPVLDRMYGWAYTALGKNEQAVESLKKFIATAPQKVIYDDYKYLGRAYGQLGTPEGDSLSIINLEKAAPEDTTENLYREIAKKYNDSKRYDRAYDYYVKTIGQGKPLNNDYLLMGLAAYNMGFRIGRDVAKEDTAAARQLRKQWFLRADSSYAKLAEITPNYSPAYYYRGTSNYYAYPSAEALSNRAFVPYLEKFTELAPQDIAADASKAQQFNRLLVQSYRLLAGDAVARKDDAKAKELASKILAIDPNDKQAKEFMEGPKPAQAAPAAPAAKPAPKTPAKKGSAK; from the coding sequence ATGATGAAGATTCAGAAAAAATCGCTGATGACAACACTGGCACTGGGTGCCATGTTGACGGCTCCGGTGTTTGCGCAGGATATTCAAACGGGGTTGAAGGACCTGGAGTCGGAGCGGTTTGCAAAAGCTGAACAAACGTTCACGCAGTTGGCAAGCAGCTCGCCATCGGCCGACAATCAGTTCTATCTGGGGTATTATTACCTCCGCACCAACCAACTTGATAAGGCCAAAGCTGCTTTTGAAAAAGGAGCAGCTGCTGACCCAAAAAATCAATTGAACAGCGTTGGTTTGGGCGCCGTGGCACTGGCTCAGGGGGATCGGGCTACCGCCAAAACAAAGATTGATCAGGCTGTAAGTGCCACCAAGAGCAAAAACATGGACGTTTTGTTCCGGGCTGGTGAAGCATATACGCTGAACGAGAAAAATAATGATCCGGCAGCGGCAATTGCCCTGTTAGATGCAGCGGCCAAGCTGGATAAGAAAAATACGAACGCTGACATCAAGATGGCGTTGGGCGATGCCTACTTCATCAAAAATGATGGTGGTATGGCGGTCTCGCGTTACGAAGATGCCCTTTCGGTTTCACCGAATCTGGCCGAGGCAAACTACAAAATTGGCCGCCTGTATCTGCGTGGTAAGAACTACGTGAAAGCGCAGGAGTTCTTTAACAAAGCAATTGAGACGGACCCTGAGTTTGCGTTGACGTACCGCTCACTGGCCGATGCACTGGCTGGCTCACGGGCGTACAAAGGTGCGGCAGCCAACATGGAGAAGTACGTACAGAAAAGCGGTACAACCGATCCTGATTACCTGACAACGGTTGCCAAGTACTACTTCCTGGCCAACGACTATCTGAAAGCAACCAGCTATCTGGATCAGCTGAAAGGTAAGGTAAACGATCCCGTTCTGGACCGTATGTATGGCTGGGCTTACACCGCGCTGGGTAAGAACGAGCAAGCGGTTGAATCACTGAAGAAGTTTATTGCTACGGCTCCTCAGAAAGTAATCTATGACGATTACAAATACCTGGGCCGTGCTTATGGTCAGCTGGGTACACCTGAAGGAGATTCACTCTCGATTATCAACCTTGAGAAGGCAGCTCCTGAAGATACGACGGAGAACCTGTACCGTGAAATTGCCAAGAAATACAACGACAGCAAGCGGTACGACCGGGCGTATGACTACTACGTGAAAACGATCGGTCAGGGTAAGCCGTTGAACAACGACTATCTGTTGATGGGTCTTGCCGCTTACAACATGGGTTTCCGGATTGGTCGTGATGTGGCTAAAGAAGATACGGCAGCGGCTCGTCAGTTGCGTAAGCAGTGGTTCCTGCGTGCCGACTCGTCGTACGCTAAGCTGGCCGAGATTACGCCAAACTACTCGCCGGCTTATTACTACCGGGGTACGTCGAACTACTATGCTTACCCATCAGCAGAGGCTTTGTCGAATCGGGCTTTTGTTCCCTATCTCGAGAAGTTCACGGAGCTGGCTCCCCAGGATATCGCAGCTGACGCATCAAAAGCACAGCAGTTCAACCGCTTATTAGTGCAGTCGTACCGTCTGCTTGCCGGTGATGCTGTAGCGCGCAAAGATGACGCCAAGGCGAAAGAGTTAGCATCGAAGATTCTGGCTATTGACCCGAACGATAAGCAAGCGAAGGAGTTTATGGAAGGCCCAAAACCGGCTCAGGCAGCTCCTGCAGCACCGGCCGCTAAGCCCGCTCCCAAGACGCCAGCCAAGAAAGGCTCTGCGAAATAA
- a CDS encoding adenylate kinase: MLNLVLFGPPGAGKGTQSEKLIAKYQLVHLSTGDLLRSQIAAGTELGLKAKSLMDQGLLVPDEVVIGMIDSKLRENQSAAGFIFDGFPRTVPQAEALDALLAQYNERITTMVALIVEEEELTRRLLQRGQTSGRPDDQNEELIRRRVKEYNDKTTPVAGYYNNQGKYAAIDGVGDIDSIFDAICHKITEAQLN, translated from the coding sequence ATGCTTAATCTTGTACTGTTTGGCCCTCCGGGTGCGGGCAAAGGCACGCAAAGCGAAAAATTGATTGCCAAGTACCAGTTGGTGCACCTTTCAACGGGTGATTTGCTCCGGTCACAGATTGCAGCAGGCACGGAGCTGGGGTTGAAAGCGAAGTCGTTGATGGATCAGGGCTTGCTGGTTCCCGACGAGGTAGTGATTGGAATGATTGATAGCAAACTGCGCGAAAACCAATCGGCGGCCGGCTTTATTTTCGACGGTTTCCCGCGTACGGTGCCACAAGCCGAAGCACTCGATGCGTTGTTGGCTCAGTACAATGAGCGGATTACGACCATGGTTGCTTTGATCGTGGAGGAAGAAGAACTGACTCGTCGACTTTTACAACGAGGGCAGACATCGGGACGGCCCGATGATCAGAACGAAGAGCTGATTCGTCGGCGGGTTAAGGAGTATAACGATAAAACAACGCCTGTGGCCGGGTACTACAACAATCAGGGTAAGTACGCGGCAATTGACGGAGTAGGCGATATCGATAGCATTTTCGATGCTATCTGTCATAAAATCACTGAGGCCCAACTCAACTAA
- the obgE gene encoding GTPase ObgE has protein sequence MASSNFIDYVKINCRSGAGGAGSVHFRREKHVAKGGPDGGDGGRGGHIILRGNSQHWTLLHLKYRKHIKASPGQGGEGGRRTGHQGEDIILDVPLGTIARHAETGEQMAEITTDGEEVILLPGGRGGLGNDHFKSATQQTPYYAQPGEAGQEAWIILELKLLADVGLVGFPNAGKSTLLSVMSAAKPEIADYPFTTLVPNLGVVAYRDYKSFVMADIPGIIEGASQGKGLGLRFLRHIERNSVLLFTVPVTAENIRAEYNTLVNELHQYNPELVEKERLLAITKTDLATEEDLARLKKTLPDRVKCVFISAVKQEGLTELKDAIWQTLSAAQPLSDTES, from the coding sequence ATGGCATCATCAAATTTTATTGACTACGTAAAAATAAATTGTCGTTCAGGAGCCGGTGGAGCAGGGTCTGTGCACTTCCGGCGTGAAAAACATGTGGCTAAGGGTGGCCCCGATGGGGGCGACGGGGGCCGGGGCGGGCATATTATTTTGCGCGGCAACTCCCAGCACTGGACCCTGTTGCACCTGAAGTATCGGAAGCACATCAAAGCTTCGCCGGGGCAGGGTGGTGAAGGCGGTCGGCGGACGGGGCATCAGGGCGAAGATATTATCCTTGACGTACCTCTGGGGACCATTGCCCGCCATGCCGAAACGGGCGAGCAGATGGCCGAGATTACCACCGATGGCGAAGAGGTAATTCTGTTGCCCGGGGGCCGTGGTGGTCTGGGAAACGACCATTTCAAATCGGCCACCCAACAAACGCCGTACTATGCCCAGCCGGGCGAAGCAGGCCAGGAAGCGTGGATTATTCTGGAGCTAAAACTGCTGGCCGATGTGGGGCTGGTAGGTTTCCCAAATGCCGGTAAATCAACCTTATTGTCGGTGATGTCGGCTGCTAAGCCCGAAATTGCTGATTACCCATTTACGACGCTGGTACCTAATCTGGGCGTGGTAGCCTACCGCGACTACAAGTCGTTTGTCATGGCTGATATACCGGGCATCATCGAAGGGGCGTCGCAGGGGAAAGGGCTTGGTCTGCGGTTCCTGCGCCATATCGAACGCAACTCTGTGTTGCTGTTTACCGTACCGGTTACTGCCGAGAACATTCGGGCCGAATACAACACGCTGGTCAACGAGCTACATCAGTATAACCCCGAGTTAGTAGAGAAGGAGCGGTTGCTGGCGATCACAAAAACGGATTTGGCAACCGAAGAAGACTTGGCCAGATTGAAGAAAACGTTACCCGACCGGGTTAAATGCGTCTTCATATCAGCGGTAAAACAAGAGGGACTGACCGAGTTGAAAGACGCCATCTGGCAAACATTATCAGCCGCCCAACCCTTATCCGACACCGAATCATAA